The Luteolibacter arcticus genome has a window encoding:
- a CDS encoding lipopolysaccharide biosynthesis protein produces the protein MQAELVIEKPPDEPLPLRRIGGEQAGPKRPNKKRRRNPFATIDVSKDLRKNSVRGASYMSMARIGGLVLRIGSTGVLARMISQSDFGLMGMTAVFTNFLAIFMDVGLSQATIQRKDINHRQISTLFWINVALSLLIAVVFAGSAPLIAMFYKTPMLVTIIPVLALSFLFGGLGLQHSALLTRNMRYSLLAVSEIGSSIAGVAVAIFMARAGMGYWSLVGLALAPPVVKTIIMWLSLRWVPSPPSRNNGVRSMLKFGGDVLGFNIVNYFSRQAGSLLIGRYCGANPLALYDRAYSLLLMPIGQINGPLGAVSIPALSRLQNEPERFGRYYLNAILLICSLSIPVIAGLTLFSEQVVLLWLGEKWMNTAEIFRLLAPAALIGGISNPAGWLLIALGDTKRYRTMGVVNSLIIVAAFILGAFFWPDREPGQDGSLKGVAIAYSAAMILNFIPYWAWSLKGTPVKLGQVLRTMLIPTVSCIPAGAAAWWILSLAHGRIDAWGLVIAAGLAFSIIYAVILLFGFKKLSFFRNIAGEFRKKG, from the coding sequence ATGCAGGCTGAACTCGTGATCGAAAAACCACCTGACGAACCGCTGCCGTTACGGCGTATTGGCGGTGAGCAGGCGGGACCGAAGCGTCCCAACAAAAAGCGACGCCGCAATCCCTTTGCCACGATCGACGTCTCAAAGGACCTTCGCAAGAACTCGGTCCGCGGTGCTTCCTACATGTCCATGGCCCGCATCGGCGGGCTGGTCCTTCGCATCGGCTCGACCGGTGTGCTGGCGCGCATGATCTCGCAGAGCGATTTCGGCCTCATGGGGATGACCGCGGTGTTCACGAACTTCCTGGCGATCTTCATGGATGTCGGCCTTTCGCAAGCGACCATCCAGCGCAAGGACATCAATCACCGGCAGATCTCGACGCTGTTCTGGATCAATGTCGCCCTCTCGCTGCTGATCGCGGTGGTCTTCGCCGGCTCCGCACCGCTGATCGCGATGTTCTACAAGACGCCGATGCTGGTGACGATAATCCCGGTGCTGGCCTTGAGCTTCCTCTTCGGCGGGCTGGGCCTGCAACACTCGGCGCTGCTCACGCGCAACATGCGCTACTCGCTGCTGGCCGTCTCCGAGATCGGATCGAGCATCGCCGGCGTCGCGGTGGCAATCTTCATGGCACGGGCCGGCATGGGCTACTGGTCGCTGGTCGGACTGGCGCTCGCACCGCCGGTCGTGAAGACGATCATCATGTGGCTGTCCCTGCGCTGGGTTCCCAGCCCCCCCTCCCGCAACAACGGCGTGCGCAGCATGCTCAAGTTCGGTGGCGACGTGTTGGGCTTCAACATCGTCAACTATTTCTCCCGCCAGGCCGGCAGCCTGCTCATCGGCCGCTACTGCGGCGCGAACCCGCTGGCACTCTACGACCGCGCCTACAGCCTGCTCCTGATGCCCATCGGCCAGATCAACGGGCCGCTCGGTGCGGTCTCGATTCCCGCGCTGTCTCGCCTGCAGAACGAGCCCGAGCGCTTCGGCCGCTACTATCTCAATGCCATCCTCCTGATCTGCTCGCTGAGCATCCCGGTGATCGCCGGGCTCACCCTCTTCTCCGAGCAAGTGGTCTTGCTGTGGCTGGGCGAGAAGTGGATGAATACTGCGGAGATCTTCCGCCTGCTGGCGCCCGCGGCCCTCATTGGCGGCATCTCGAATCCAGCCGGCTGGCTTCTCATTGCCCTTGGTGATACCAAACGCTACCGCACGATGGGCGTTGTAAATTCCCTCATCATCGTGGCCGCATTCATCCTGGGAGCATTTTTCTGGCCGGACAGGGAGCCGGGGCAAGATGGTTCGCTGAAAGGCGTGGCCATTGCCTACTCGGCGGCGATGATCCTCAACTTCATCCCCTACTGGGCATGGTCGCTCAAGGGCACGCCGGTGAAGCTCGGCCAGGTCCTGCGCACCATGCTGATCCCCACGGTCTCCTGCATCCCCGCCGGGGCCGCCGCCTGGTGGATCCTGAGCCTGGCTCACGGTCGCATCGACGCCTGGGGCCTGGTGATCGCCGCCGGCCTCGCCTTCAGCATCATCTACGCCGTCATTCTCCTGTTTGGCTTCAAGAAGCTGAGCTTCTTCCGTAACATCGCCGGAGAGTTCCGCAAAAAAGGTTAA
- a CDS encoding glycosyltransferase family 4 protein — protein MNPTPPVRVLYSFPHKLGAGRICTTAWHQVEGASRAGAQVTVMTGSQVRPVNDSVTVKTTLSLGKLRVPYKLIGRDLACHWHDIATSMWLNAHHREVDVVHSWPLGSIRTIRTAKRHGIPVVLERPNAHTAYAYEEVERENREVGIVLPDNHDHEVDPKRLALEESEYAEADYLLCPSDFVARTFLDRGFEQAKLVRHQYGYDFSRFSPQHAETPGHDGLVMIYAGVVEPRKGLHHALKAWLDSGAHEKGTFMVCGQFVPGYRERLEPMLSHPSVKIMGHRTDLPDLMRQADIFVLSSVEEGSALVTYEARGSGCVLVVSDASGAVCEHMKNGLIHPMRSVDELTAHLRLLDGDRSLLEKLRTASVADLNLLTWDEAGRKLAEVYRTVAARAA, from the coding sequence GTGAATCCCACCCCCCCCGTTCGAGTCCTCTATAGTTTCCCGCACAAATTGGGTGCGGGACGCATTTGCACCACCGCTTGGCATCAGGTCGAAGGCGCTTCCCGTGCGGGCGCGCAGGTCACCGTGATGACCGGCTCCCAAGTCCGCCCGGTGAACGACAGTGTCACCGTGAAGACGACGCTGTCCCTCGGCAAATTGCGAGTGCCCTACAAGCTGATCGGCCGCGATCTCGCCTGCCACTGGCACGACATCGCCACCTCGATGTGGCTGAATGCCCACCATCGCGAAGTCGATGTGGTGCATAGCTGGCCGCTCGGATCCATCCGCACCATCCGCACCGCGAAGCGCCATGGCATCCCCGTGGTGCTGGAGCGTCCGAACGCGCATACCGCTTACGCCTATGAGGAAGTGGAGCGCGAGAACCGCGAGGTCGGCATCGTGCTGCCGGACAACCACGATCACGAGGTGGATCCCAAGCGCCTCGCGCTGGAGGAGAGCGAATACGCGGAGGCGGACTACCTGCTCTGCCCGTCCGACTTCGTGGCGCGGACCTTCCTGGACCGCGGCTTCGAGCAAGCGAAACTGGTGCGCCACCAGTATGGCTACGATTTCTCGCGTTTCAGCCCGCAGCACGCGGAGACCCCGGGTCACGACGGGCTGGTGATGATTTATGCCGGCGTGGTGGAGCCGCGCAAGGGACTGCACCACGCGCTGAAGGCGTGGCTCGACTCGGGTGCCCATGAAAAGGGTACCTTCATGGTCTGCGGCCAATTCGTCCCCGGCTACCGCGAGCGTCTGGAGCCGATGCTTTCCCACCCCAGCGTCAAAATCATGGGCCACCGCACCGACTTGCCCGACCTGATGCGCCAGGCCGACATCTTCGTGCTTTCCTCGGTCGAGGAAGGCAGCGCGCTGGTCACCTACGAAGCCCGTGGCTCGGGATGCGTGCTGGTGGTCTCCGACGCCTCTGGCGCGGTGTGCGAGCACATGAAGAACGGCTTGATCCATCCCATGCGCAGCGTGGATGAACTGACAGCGCATCTCCGCCTGCTAGATGGCGACCGGTCGCTGCTGGAGAAGCTGAGGACGGCGTCCGTCGCCGATCTTAACTTGCTGACCTGGGACGAAGCAGGTCGCAAGCTCGCCGAAGTTTATCGTACCGTCGCCGCGCGCGCTGCCTGA
- a CDS encoding glycosyltransferase, which translates to MKKILFIAYHFPPAGGGGVQRSLKFVKYLPEAGYLPIVLTIEAPDDRRWTPKDQALMDEVPESVQIHRVSIPDEVHVPGKLERAARELLGMRSRFGRTWMERVIEAGTRIALQDKPDLIFVTMSPFDGADAAAEISRRTGIRWVADLRDPWALDEFQLHRTGFHRELEKSQMQRSLKSAALVIMNTPESARRVKETMPQIRPERVVSLTNGYDAEDFSGEVPPIGGGKFNIVHSGYFHAEQGLMERTRQKQYRLLGRTIPGVERLSRSHYYLLQALEKWLKEAPEIAGEVRMHCVGVLSKSDQALIDASPAKDLFVCSGYLSHSECLRFVRGADLLFLPMHKMPAGMKAGLVPGKTYEYMAAGRPVMATLPESDARDFLEHAGTGVFSPPGDVDALLTALKGQHAKWKSGQLSCDWNEEFVHQFERKNLTAKLAEFLDQVR; encoded by the coding sequence ATGAAGAAGATCCTTTTCATTGCCTATCACTTCCCGCCTGCGGGAGGCGGTGGCGTGCAGCGCTCGCTGAAGTTCGTCAAATACCTGCCTGAAGCCGGCTACCTGCCGATCGTGCTGACCATCGAGGCCCCGGATGATCGCCGCTGGACCCCCAAGGACCAGGCGCTGATGGATGAAGTGCCGGAGAGCGTGCAGATCCACCGCGTTTCGATTCCAGACGAGGTGCACGTGCCCGGGAAGCTGGAGCGCGCGGCCCGCGAGTTGTTAGGCATGCGCAGCCGCTTCGGCCGGACGTGGATGGAGCGCGTGATCGAAGCCGGCACGCGGATCGCGCTGCAGGACAAGCCCGACTTGATTTTCGTCACCATGTCGCCGTTCGATGGAGCGGATGCCGCGGCGGAGATTTCCCGGCGCACCGGCATCCGCTGGGTCGCCGACCTCCGGGATCCTTGGGCGCTCGATGAATTCCAGCTCCATCGCACCGGCTTTCACCGCGAGCTCGAGAAGTCCCAGATGCAGCGTTCCCTGAAGAGCGCCGCCTTGGTCATCATGAATACACCCGAGTCGGCGCGGCGGGTGAAGGAGACCATGCCGCAAATCCGGCCGGAACGGGTCGTCAGCCTCACCAATGGCTATGATGCCGAGGATTTCTCCGGCGAAGTTCCACCCATCGGCGGCGGTAAATTCAACATCGTCCACTCCGGCTATTTCCACGCCGAGCAGGGACTGATGGAGCGGACGCGGCAGAAGCAATATCGCCTGTTAGGCCGGACCATCCCCGGGGTCGAACGCCTGTCCCGCTCGCACTACTACCTGCTGCAGGCGCTGGAAAAATGGCTGAAGGAAGCCCCTGAGATCGCCGGTGAAGTCCGCATGCACTGCGTCGGCGTGCTTTCGAAGTCCGACCAGGCTCTCATCGACGCCTCTCCCGCCAAGGACCTCTTCGTGTGCTCCGGCTACTTGAGCCACAGCGAATGCCTGCGCTTCGTGCGCGGCGCGGACCTGCTGTTCCTGCCGATGCACAAGATGCCCGCGGGCATGAAGGCCGGACTCGTGCCCGGCAAGACCTACGAATACATGGCCGCCGGCCGCCCGGTGATGGCCACGTTGCCGGAAAGCGATGCCCGCGATTTCCTCGAGCACGCCGGGACCGGCGTATTCTCCCCGCCGGGCGATGTGGACGCTCTCCTCACCGCCTTGAAAGGCCAGCATGCGAAATGGAAATCCGGCCAGCTCTCCTGCGATTGGAACGAGGAGTTCGTCCACCAGTTCGAAAGAAAGAACCTCACGGCCAAGCTCGCGGAATTCCTCGATCAGGTCCGCTGA
- a CDS encoding chitobiase/beta-hexosaminidase C-terminal domain-containing protein, whose amino-acid sequence MIPTPFMYDNTVSNIVNVPCNWTAIRNAIQAVTNAQANSGTLILVAPGTLTGNGSGSGADPVIQNVGSNSWGQRVTVAPRDGYGTVKWEKGVRFVKVFGVCFAGFESINTGTNGSVKSGVKMHGCNRSALAWIKCTGHLGVYGTDGFVTQGIEVVEMVQPDHYVVSDDSADLYAGGGGFDGWRFDGCYHAPRFFEVPYSGAKPHTDTFQMAAAGGGEYSNITMRDSAYFSSNNCSIQTGNVDGFFLEKCYVVSGETSLSRYPHLPGGATESTSNAFNGSGKNFTAKDCVFIGGMGLNDRDSTRPWSFVQNTKTNKTYGSLNQPLSGSWTVDTNLNQNNSGMPVYPTDAYLNTIWANPGATTDVQRPVFIPAGGTYNSPQQVTMTCSTGGAAIYYTLDGSTPTTSSTRYTGPLPVSATTTIRAFATASGLDPSGVQTSDYVITNQVNTPVFSPHGGFFSSAQSVTITTSTSGAAIRYTLDGSTPTASSTLYTGPVMISATSTLKAIGTKTGATNSAVATANFGIGSAFISSDAWTNIVVPTQNSRFTVRWNAVADGPNVDAVTGLALGSVDDYKDLACIARFNINGTIDARNGGAYQALATLTYAAGTIYRFQMDVDFSTKKYSVTVTPDGGLPVLIAQNFSFRTEQATVSSLDHLGIVALEGGTHMLSDIVFGTSTPPSAPQGLRVTSNP is encoded by the coding sequence TTGATCCCGACACCGTTCATGTATGACAACACGGTGTCGAACATCGTGAACGTCCCCTGCAACTGGACGGCCATCCGAAACGCCATCCAGGCCGTCACCAACGCCCAGGCGAATAGCGGCACCCTGATCCTGGTGGCTCCCGGCACGCTGACCGGCAACGGCAGCGGCTCCGGCGCCGATCCCGTCATCCAAAACGTGGGTTCCAACAGTTGGGGCCAGCGCGTCACCGTCGCACCCCGCGACGGCTACGGCACCGTGAAATGGGAGAAGGGCGTGCGCTTCGTAAAGGTCTTTGGCGTCTGCTTCGCTGGCTTCGAGTCGATCAACACCGGCACCAACGGCTCCGTGAAGAGCGGCGTGAAAATGCACGGATGCAACCGCTCCGCCCTTGCATGGATCAAGTGCACCGGCCACCTGGGCGTCTACGGCACCGATGGCTTCGTGACCCAGGGTATCGAGGTGGTTGAAATGGTCCAACCCGATCATTACGTCGTCAGCGATGACTCGGCTGACCTCTACGCCGGTGGCGGCGGTTTCGATGGCTGGCGCTTTGACGGCTGCTACCACGCGCCACGCTTCTTCGAGGTTCCCTACAGCGGTGCCAAGCCCCACACCGACACCTTCCAGATGGCCGCTGCGGGCGGTGGTGAATACAGCAACATCACCATGCGCGACAGCGCCTACTTCTCGTCCAACAACTGCTCGATCCAAACTGGCAATGTCGATGGGTTCTTCCTCGAGAAGTGCTACGTGGTCTCGGGCGAAACCTCGCTTTCGCGCTATCCCCACCTGCCAGGCGGTGCCACCGAGTCGACTTCCAACGCCTTCAACGGCTCCGGCAAGAACTTCACGGCCAAGGACTGCGTCTTCATCGGCGGCATGGGCTTGAACGACAGGGACTCCACCCGCCCGTGGAGCTTCGTCCAGAACACCAAGACCAACAAGACCTACGGTTCATTGAACCAACCCTTGTCCGGTTCCTGGACCGTGGACACCAATCTCAACCAGAACAACTCGGGCATGCCGGTCTACCCGACCGACGCTTACCTTAATACGATCTGGGCGAACCCCGGCGCGACCACGGATGTCCAACGCCCCGTCTTCATCCCTGCCGGCGGCACCTACAATTCCCCACAACAGGTGACCATGACCTGCTCGACCGGCGGCGCTGCGATCTATTACACGCTCGACGGCAGCACTCCGACCACCTCGTCCACCCGCTACACCGGGCCGCTGCCGGTGTCGGCGACCACCACCATCCGGGCCTTTGCGACCGCCAGCGGCCTTGATCCCTCGGGCGTGCAAACGAGCGACTACGTGATCACCAACCAGGTGAACACACCGGTTTTCTCCCCGCACGGCGGCTTCTTCAGCTCGGCCCAGTCGGTGACGATCACCACCTCCACCTCGGGCGCTGCGATCCGCTACACCCTGGATGGCAGTACGCCGACCGCATCCTCCACGCTCTACACCGGACCGGTGATGATTTCCGCGACCTCCACGCTCAAGGCGATCGGGACCAAGACGGGTGCCACCAACAGCGCCGTGGCCACCGCGAACTTCGGGATCGGCAGCGCTTTTATCTCCAGTGACGCGTGGACCAACATCGTCGTCCCGACCCAGAACTCGCGCTTCACCGTGCGGTGGAATGCGGTCGCGGACGGGCCCAACGTGGACGCAGTGACAGGCCTCGCCCTCGGCTCGGTGGATGACTACAAGGACCTCGCCTGCATCGCCCGTTTCAATATCAACGGCACGATCGATGCCCGCAATGGCGGTGCCTATCAGGCCCTGGCCACCCTGACCTACGCCGCGGGAACGATCTACCGCTTCCAGATGGACGTGGACTTCTCGACGAAGAAATACTCGGTAACCGTGACGCCTGACGGCGGCCTGCCGGTCTTGATCGCGCAGAACTTCAGCTTCCGGACGGAACAAGCCACGGTAAGCAGCCTCGATCACCTGGGCATCGTTGCCCTCGAAGGTGGCACGCACATGTTGTCCGACATTGTCTTCGGCACCTCGACACCGCCCTCGGCACCTCAGGGCCTCCGGGTCACCTCGAATCCCTGA
- a CDS encoding glycosyltransferase, which yields MVIIIPTCQRGELLVRTLQCLVDADLPDSVTRVIVVENGKKDEAEAKAASFSDRLPIKYLYTPVGSKCAALNLALESCDGEFVVFFDDDVRIDPGCVRAYAEAAKGKTGGEFYAGKCNVDYDVPPPEWLKHYLPYSAKGWSYGESIRDLNEPLALGFNWAAFADDIKKAGSFNPDIGPGRLISIGDETDLQRIMLDQGVKGIYLPAGLVWHHVPEDRCSTAWTLERNRRMGLLVGRKLADAPAPKRFSKAAAAWGKIVGLGVFTKIGKAFLSDAKHFHYQQRRHWNLGVWQGHQNGGA from the coding sequence ATGGTCATCATCATTCCCACCTGCCAACGCGGCGAACTCCTCGTGCGGACGCTGCAATGCCTGGTCGATGCCGATTTGCCCGACTCCGTGACCCGCGTCATCGTCGTGGAGAACGGCAAGAAGGACGAAGCGGAGGCCAAGGCCGCAAGCTTCTCCGACCGCCTGCCGATCAAGTATCTCTACACGCCGGTCGGCAGCAAATGCGCCGCTCTCAATCTCGCGCTCGAGTCCTGCGATGGTGAGTTCGTCGTCTTCTTCGACGATGACGTGCGCATCGATCCCGGCTGCGTGCGCGCCTATGCCGAAGCGGCCAAGGGCAAGACCGGCGGCGAGTTCTACGCCGGCAAGTGCAACGTGGACTACGACGTGCCGCCACCCGAGTGGCTCAAGCACTACCTTCCCTACTCCGCGAAGGGCTGGAGTTACGGCGAGTCGATCCGCGACCTCAACGAGCCGCTCGCACTGGGTTTCAACTGGGCCGCCTTCGCCGACGACATCAAGAAGGCCGGCTCATTCAATCCCGACATCGGCCCCGGCCGCCTCATTTCCATTGGAGATGAAACCGACCTGCAGCGGATCATGCTCGATCAGGGCGTGAAAGGCATCTATCTGCCCGCCGGCTTGGTATGGCATCACGTCCCCGAGGACCGCTGCTCGACCGCATGGACCTTGGAGCGCAACCGCCGCATGGGTCTGCTGGTCGGCCGCAAATTGGCCGATGCCCCAGCGCCGAAGCGCTTCAGCAAGGCCGCCGCGGCTTGGGGGAAAATCGTCGGCCTCGGCGTTTTCACCAAGATCGGCAAGGCGTTTCTCAGCGACGCGAAGCACTTCCACTATCAACAGCGGCGTCACTGGAACCTCGGTGTCTGGCAAGGACACCAGAACGGCGGCGCATAA